The nucleotide sequence AAACCTCACACTGTGAGGAATATTTTGAGGAAATCTATTGTGGGTGGAAGACCCACCCTCTGCTATAATAAGGTTCTGCTGACATACTAAGTATATATCCTTTGGTGAAAAAAGCCCCGGTGCTTTGGTAAAGTAATAATGCTGCACGTATGATCATGAcaggatgtattttattttgcctttttttttttcttttcctctctctttttaaaagctctCATGCCATGCACAGTCTCTCCTCACAATCACACAAACATATTCTAAAGCCATTTCCACTCTGCGCCCTTTCTGGGAAAGTCAGCTTAGTAAATATCACGATTGCAACAAACAACACTCAACGCTCAATGCTCTCTAAACAAAGAGATCTGCCAACTGGCAGGGCATGAATAAAcaagtttttccttccctcgTTTGTGAGATTTCAGATAGCAAATGTGTTTCTTCTACCGGCATTGCTCAACAATGACGGAATTTACTACCTCTTTCTGCCACTAACCCTCCGAGTccactttcttcttccctttgcCTCCGTTTCAGTCCAACTCAATGTCCAATGCAAACCAGGTTCCGGAACAAGGGAACACAAGGTGTACCAGCAAATGAGTTaatgcaggagcagagcatTTCCACTGCACAGCCGCATGCCCTCAGATGGAGATGGCCCCACAGACGACATATAAAAATAGACACCTAAAATCAAACATGACAATCCCCTCGCCATCACCTCCATTTTGCAATCCCAGTAAAAtcacctctccctccctgccttcaccCCGGACACCCCGGGCTCCTTGGCTTCCTGCGGCTGCTTCCCAAGCCCAGACCGACACTTCCCGGCGGGCACAGACCGACCCTAGAGCGACAgcagccccctgcccaccccgCAGCCaggtgatgctgcagcagcagcggcgAGCGGCTCCTGCCGCAGCCGCGTGGCCGCCCCGGGCtccccgccccgggccggggACGCGCGTCCTGCGCCGGGGAGGGCGGCGGGAGCTCCCCCGCGCATGGGCTCGGTACCGGGACCGGCCGCAGCCCCACCGCGGAGCTGAGCTCTCCCTCGCCAGCACTCACCGCCACCGACCCCGCCGCTGCCGTCGCGGCGACGAGGAAGTCCCGGCCCTGCTGCCGCTGGGAGTGACGCGCAGCGCGGCCAATGCGCAGGGCGGGCGCAGGGAGGGCCGGGAATCGCCTTCCCCCGGGGCCAGGGCACACCGTGGGCTCAGGGCTCCTGGCGGCGGCCCGGCCTTCCCGCCGGTGCTGGAATGCCGCGGGAGCTGGCGTGGAGGCGGAGCGCCAGGGACAGCCGGCCCCGCCCGCTGGGGCTGCGGAGCTTTAGCCTTGCCGGCGGAGCGGATCAGTAGCCGCTCTAAACGCAGCAGAAATCAACGCGTGAAGTTAAGCGCATTCCAGAATTTAAGCTGTTCTAAATGAAGGTCTCAAGGGAAAGCCAGCTTTCAAGTGTTTGAAAATGCGTTAAGCACGAAATATCACTTACTAATTACAATAGTCAGTTCCTTTCTCCTAGCctgtttcttctgcattttatgTGGCCTCTGGTCAGCTGGCAGGCTCGTTTGTTTAGGAACTCACACATTTTATACAAAGTTTCAACCTCAAAAAAAAGGCTTGTCAAAGTTTCCGTtgacagagaggggaaaaaaaaaaaaccacagaggcCAATGAGCAAGCAATTATGTAACTCCCGAATActgattttctggttttagtaCCATCTATTAGAAGAAGACTGTGCTCCACAAGAGCAATGCACAAGTTGGATCCTATTCAGGCCACTAAAATGACAGGCAATATTTGGAGCAAACCTCAGACAGATGTTTGCAAGGGCTTAGGATGGGAGGAAGAAGTCCCTAAGGTAAGTGTAGTGCCCACAAGTATTCATGGCCCTTACACAACATCTCTGGCCGTTTGCAGTGTTTGTGCATTTAGCAGACAATGTGTGACGGATCAGGTAAAAAATCACCTGTATTTGCATGGATTATGTTTGTTTAGAATAAAAAGAGCTGCCCCAGAGTAAAATTACACCTGTGCTGTAACAGCTTTGGCTTAACCAGTGTTACAAGCAGCTTCTAGAATAACAAAAAAGCATAGACAGAAGAAAACAtgctttctgtgtttgcttttgtttctgttttgtttatttcatcGTCTGGAGACCTTTGCAAAATAGAGCGTTTCCCTTTACACTCGGTTTCGTCTGTTTCTGATTGCACAATCAAGGAGaaggtacacacacacacaacaaaaaaaaaagaagaaaatgatggagcagagcctggaatTTGTGTGAGAGGGCTAAGAGTCTCTTGTTAAAACCAATTTTTAACTGGTTACATTTCAGCTTCCTGGAGAAGTTTCAAGGCTGCTCTTGCACTTCTCTACAGGTGACACTCAGCTCAGATGAGCGGCCTAAAAAACATCCTGCTGCAGGTTCAATGTACTTTTGCTGCCTGTGTGAAGCCTTTTAAACTCACAGCTGAATGTGATGCTCACTCCTGTTACACTCTCCTGTATGTTTTACAACAGGCACTGCTTGAGAAAATGTAGACACAACCCAGTGtccaaattaatttcagaaaatcagagaGGAGTGCACTACTATCCTGAAGGTCTTTATataatatatgtgtatatatatatatatacatatatatatatatgtatataaaagcACAGATTATTTGAggacaaattaaaaatagcctTGAAAGTGACTCTGGGCTTTAATCTCCCATGTGATGTTGCATCATGTGATGAGAAGGACATACCTCCAGGCTCTAAATAAACCTATTATCATTTAATCTCTAATGGGTTATTTTGAATTCCGAAGAGAATACATCTTTTGTGCACTTGCACAGCACAGAAGATCACCCTGGATTTCCTACCAGAGGCTTAGAAAACCATAAAAAGGGAAACAacagccaggagcaggctgaTGAGGAAAAGCAGGCTAAGCTGCCAAACCAGAAATCTGAGGTAATGTGGCAGCATCAGCCGGGCATAAGATGTGGGCAACAACTTGGGTTTCTGCCAGTTCCCTCTTTCTGCAAAAATACACCTGCAGCAGAGTGGTGCCTTTCCTAGAGGATGTAAGCATCCCTGTGATGTCCTGTTTGTCCCAGGGGGGTGAGGGGGACAGGGATTAGATCTGAGCAGGCCATGTCCCCTCGCTCccctcagctgggagctgccatcCTCTGAGGTCCTATTTCCCCTCTTCCCATCAACACTCCCATGCCACCTGCTTTCCTGTACTGCCCTGGTGCTTGTGGTGAGTGCTTGAAGTTTTTTTTACTAATTACTATACTATAACTTaaaaggaagcttttttttggttttttttttttttagtaggtAACAATGTCATTCTGCATCACACAGGAAAGACTGACCTGATCAGCATATACAATGCATCTCTTTGAAATACGCTTACATCAGCCTTTGACTCCACTTGTGAATGGCTCCCCCATAGCAAGGAGGACAGAGAACACAGACACACTGCTTGCTAGGCTTATCTACATAGGCAGATGcataagaaaggaagaacacaGCTACAGGGGTGAAAATTTAATCCATCATCAGTTAATTTAACACAGTGAAAGTCTTCTTTACATATGGATGTCCCCTGACACATTTAATACACCAAAGAGAAGACTGctgaaaaataatgatttgTTTCTCTCCCCATCCACGTagcaaaatacacagaaaacacatATCCTGCCTGACAGTGTTAATATCCTGCCAGTGCTCTGCACTGTTTTGACAATGAGATTCCACAAGCCCTGCAAGCCTCATGTCCACAGGGCTCTTTAGACAGATCTGTTCTGCAAGCCTAAGATTTTATGATTTAATTGCGAAACATCTCCTTAGAAGATATAAAGAAACATAACAAATACAACAGTTATCACactaaataacaaaaaattattttatcataGTGCATTAGTATAGCTTTTTCAAAAGTCTAGGAATGATCAAATTTTCCTAAGAATTTGTCACAGATAAGTCATAGGCCATATCCAGGTGAGCCCAGACTGCTCCTTCAATTCACAGTCTCATTAGAGTCAGTTGCTCCCCAAGAGAACCCTTAAGTAACACCAGCTTTGCCTTGCAAGGGTGACTGCTTAGCACATCTTGGCTGTGTGCTTGCTAATGTATGAAtgtaaaaatcacagaatcactgctGCTGGGATCTCACTCTATTAACACAACCAGAACAGTGCAGACCCTGCTTGCACAAATATGCTTGGTTATCAGCTTCCTTCTCTGAAGTGTGCCAAACAGGATGCTTCTTTCCTAAATTTACAGTCTAACTATGAGGTATCTGGTCTAAGCTCAATTTTATAAGCCATGTAAAATCTCAGCAAATACACACACTCGGGTGTTTATAAAGTGCAGTAAAAATATGGCAGAGTAGAAACCAGTAAACTGGAATAATTAAGAGAAAATATGACAAGTGAAACAAAGacttgttttcttatttttgctttaaagtgCTTCTATCCAAGAATTAGGCAAGGCCAAAACCTTCATTATGCTCTATGGCATAAAGCAACTTCTCTTTGAGTACTTTTTTACTGCTGTATCTGGGGAGGAACAAAATGAAGTAgcaggtcctggcacagggacagacCTCATCTGGATTTTCCACTTGAGGATCTTCAATACAAAATCTAAAATCGTCCAGTACATAGCCAGTGATTCGATCAGATCCTGACAAAAAAActgaaggaatgaaaaaaagaaaaacaagaacaagtttgcaaattaaaaactgaaacaaaataatgttaactgaaaaacatgaaaataattaatgttAATGAAAACCATGAAGGGAAATTAGTGTAAACATACAGTTATTTTCCTAAGCTAAGTATTTTGCTGTGTTGAATTTGCATCTGAATACAGTTTAAAGTCTCTTACCTATTCATAGTAATTACAAGCCCTCGTCTACTTTATATTGTGGACTTTGTGGATGAGAAAGGCCAGGCTAGGTCTGACCTTCTACCTTTAAAAAGGATCACCTAGCTTCTGCAACCGTTTGACAAAGGTAAACTGCTTACATCAACACAGTGTGCTCACGCAAGCTGAGGCCTCTGACCAACAAGACAACCACAAAAGTAAGGGATAAAGTTACTGCAGGCTTCAAGGTGGTCCGATGCACTCAGGCAAACCTCAAGGGATGTGAGGAGGGTCAACTGTCCCTGTGCAACTCTTTGTGTTATTTCTTTGTGATTTTCACTAGAAaatgtggcagcagcaggggtgaACATGGGGAAAAGCTACAGTTTGGAACAATACTATAATAGTTTTTATGTACAACCATCTAGAATGTGTGttgggggggaaagaaaagggctatgaaaagtttaaaatgcCCAATATATTaccaagaaacattttctttttttcttctggtagCTTGTGAAACACAGTCCAAAAATTCCTGATGGTTTGATCTGACTTCTTATACTGTCTGTATACCACATTCtgtcaaaaagacaaaaataaaacaggccAGTTAATCCTCAATATTTCCATTTATATTTAAAGCAACATTTTATCTGATAAATTTTATAATCCTGTTCATAGATATTCAAATCCCCTTAACCTCTGGAATCTgcttgttcatttgtttttcaaagattCATATGACAATCCTTGAGTTATGGCTTGATACTTATTCTCCTTTATTCTTGTAGCCGATGTAGATTAGAAACAGAACATCAACACAaatcaaaaaaagagaaagcccTTCGAGCTTCTGCCCATCTGTTCATGACCTGTGCACTCAATGAAAGATCAGGTCAGAAGCAGTTTATGCTTAGCAGATAGAGCAGAAGGACACTGTGCTTGTATACAATACCTTTTCCAGCAGATGCCAGTCAAATGTTGTGTGTCCCTGGAGAAGAACCTGCAGCTCTTCAGGGAAAAACATCTTCCAATTTCTAGCTGGGCAGCCTCTTAAGAACCCTTGCATAAAGTCCTCAAATGGCTTCTGTACCGATTTATTGAATATATAATTCACATACAAATCAACATATTCTTTCCTGCAACAGATACAAAACAAGCATTGGTGCTTTTCTAAAAGGAGGATTATAGAGAACTTTATGCCTTATTCCTTTATTCCATATGACCTGCTGTGCTGTACAGACACATTCTTCACTGAGACCAGTCGCCACTGGCAGTTAGTTATTCACTGAATAAGCTGGGAACATCTTcacaaataaaagagaatgcTAGCCAGAATAGATTCATTTTGGTAACACTCCTTGTATTTCATGTGAACACTCCAATGAAATCCTATCAGACACTTGATTATTATAAAAGATGGAACCTAGCAGACCTAACACTCAATGAATACCCAAGAATTTCCCTGAAATcgaaataaatatttgcacagCTGCTAATCAATAGTTTCACTCTTCTCTCTACTTCATATGGGGATTTGTGTAGTGACATTGTACTTGTACAATCAACTCAATGTAAATGCTGTACTTCAAGCTTAAATAGCCCTTTCATGGATCCCTATGGGTCCTCAGGTCATCTGCATAATTCAGGACACAGAATTTCTCTCTGTCCTCTGTGTTACATTAATATTGACACAAAGCCTTATTGATAGATTGCTCCTTCTCCTTTATGTACAAGATACATGCCATATATGTAACTAAGCAGGAAACATTTTGCTCTATAAAAACCCTTACAGAGGTGTACCTATAGCTGGGTTTCCCAGACAAATCACCTGTATTTCCCTGAAAATACTGttcactgttatttttaaaatttgttagGAATTTTCTTGTTAATGCCAGGTATCTGCATATGCTGATACCAGGTTGTCCAAGGATCCCCTTCTAATCCACTGCTTGCCCAAACTGCCAATGTCTGGCACGTGTGCAGCGAGTACAGCAGGAACGGAAAGTGTGCAACCTATTGGACCAAGACCAATGGCACAATACAGAGGTCAATATTTTCTAACAGTATATGGGGACGGGTACAGACATGTTTCATACACTTGTAACAAGACAACAGgataagaaatataaaaataaaactgaccTGTTATCCTCAGTGACAGGAATGTTGGCACCATTTTTCTTAAGTTCAACAACCTCCGTGGAATCTTCTCCTTCCATTCCCtatgcaaataaattaaaacattggCTGCTATGTCTATATATGACAGATATATATGTGCTACTTCTCTCATTCTTCCTGGAGGGTCTGACATAGCACTCCCACTAGTTTGAGTTTACAGACAAGTTGTGTCATTTGCACTGGGACACTGTCTTGCCCAAATACCTATGTGGGATGTCTTACCGTGAAGTCCAAGTCCAAGCTATCACATTCATCATTCAAAATGCTCCGAAGATTCCTGTCAAAAACCAAAAGGGAttaaagagagaagaaacaTGACCATTCAATGCACTTTCAAATTCTGCTGCAAACTATCCTTTGAAAAGCAGCGTttaaatgcatatatatacacaacaCCTACACTCACACAGAACTGTCATATATGGCCCTGAAATTTTGCCATGCTGCTGCCATGAGCTGAGCACAAACGCCTCCAGTAAAAAAGGATTCCAGGCAAGTCCATCCCCATGCCCTGTGTGGACAACTTTACACAAAATTCAGTGACAAGTGGGATTGGGACCACAACCTTGCTTCCAGACATTACCTAGTAAGGAATTAAGTGTGGACCAGAAGGGAGAATTAAGTGTGGACCAGAATTCTGGGACAATTGTTTTGGGGTGCAGCACCTCTCCAAGTACTGCAGACAACCTTGTGTTCCAATTCACTGAGGAACCTCAGTAAATTTAGCACCTCAGGAATTTACCACCTCAACACAGTCACTAGCTCATGGGATGGGGTTCTCATCTTCTTGGTTGTTTATAGCACTTGCATGGAAAGCTGGGCTTCAGAGGCCTTGAAGCATTatgctggtggcagcagcacctctccctgctATGTCTGCCTGACATCTTCTCTCCCAGTGCATGGAAACTCTGCACAAGAGTTCTCAGAACTGGCACAACTGCAGCATTTTGTAATACTGTACTTGTGCAAGACAATATTGTGGAAAGTGATAATTAGtaaatcagagaaaaaaccccaacattaaTAATTGGGTCCTTAGTTCTTTCAAGTCCCAACTACAGCCCAAAGTGTTTTGAACTATATATTCACAGTGTGGACTTAAGCTTTTGTGGAGCAGAGATCTGACACCTTCTAAGCCATGAGGcttggctttttattttggcaATACCAGCCTCTGAGAACAACATCCATGCTCTGGACAAGGACCTCCTTGGAAATCTGTGGCTTCTAGCAGCTTCACAATGGCAAATGTAGATGCCACAGGTGCCCCGAATTCAGCCTCTGGGATCTCCCTGTGCATGGTCAAGGCAAGGGACCCAGCTGAAGCTCGGGCCATGCCTGGCTCATACCGGCCCACAgttggcagcagctcctcaagGTCCTCCAGAGTGGGGGCCAGGTCCAGTAGCTTTTTGTAGAgagccctggggaaggggaagggcaCCATGCGCTGGTTAAACAGGGCCATTCCACAGAGTGTCCCAAtcaagtggaaggtgtcctcATCCTCACAGCTGGAGGCCTGGTTAAGAACAAGCACACCAGAAAGCCATGACTGCCTTTTCCCATGGGTGGGTCCCCCATCCACCCCCACAGGGCTGCCTTACCTGTTTGGGGAACCACACAAGGCTGGAGGCAAAGTGGCAGAAGgtgccagtgccaggctggcagagggTCCTGGCTGCGATGCTGAAGAGCTCCTGGGACACCGCACCATCGTCCATCCCCTTCTCGCCCACAAAATTCACCTGCAAGGTCCGAGACACCCATAGATAGAGACACCAATGTTGCCCACAAAATCAGATTCCTTACCTGGTGTGCAACAAGCCAATAATTACATACCTGGGAGAGAGACactgattatttatttcaggGTTGTGCCAACCTGGGTACTCGGTATTCCACAAATCAAGCACATCCCACCAGACTTTTTGAGCCATTATTTATACACAGAAATTCAGAGTTAGCAACTTTCCAAGTCTGCTATGCTTGGTTAGTAATTTCCAAACAAGTTACATAACCCCAGCTAACTAACTTCCTCACACCCTCAGGGGAAAGGTCTTCACCTGGGCAGGGGTCTTTTTGCCCTGTGGGCATGATTTTTAGTTTTATAATGAACACAGTTCAGCTACAGGACCTTGAGTATTTTGCCAAGTTAACAATGTATATACAGACATACATCAACACCTTGATTTACTGCATCCTTAAGGCTTTTTAGTTCCCGGATGTCCTAGGCTAGGGaaagctgcctgctgcctgtTCCACTGACTAGGTCTCCTTTCTTCCTGATTAGTCTTGCAAGTGTACAAAGATCTTAACACCGAAACCCATTCTGATTTAAGATGATCCCGATCCATTCTACATCCCGCACCACGCACAAGCCCCCCGAGGCActggcggcgcggggcgggctgtgggcgggctgtgggcgggctgtgggcggcGGAAGCGGCGGCCATGCTGCGCGGCGCGgccgtgctgctgctgcggcgGGCGGCGCCGAGTGGCCCCGCGCACGGCCGGCACTGCCACGGGCAGCGGGAGCAGGGCTCGGGCTCGGGCTCGGGCTCGGGCTCGGGCTCGGGCTCGGGCTCGGGCTCGGGCTCGGGCTCAGCGCGGTCGCAGCCACCGGAGCCATCGCTGCTGCGCTTCCTGGTGTGCCCTCTCTCCAAGCGACCGCTGAGGTGAGGACGGGGCGGGGGAGCTGCGCCCGAGCCCTGGGCAAACCCAGGTTAGTCACTGCTCCTCATGTTTTGCTTGGATGTTTCTCCCCCCTCCGACTTGGCTGGCTAGGTACGAAGAAGCTACGAACGAGCTCATTAACGAGGAGCTGGGCATCGCGTACCCCATCATCGACGGCATCCCGAACATGGTTCCGGAGGCTGCCAGGATGACGCACAAGAAGCCCCCGGCCGAGGGCTcggagcagccctgaggagccgccgggcgcggcgggagcggggcccgATGGccggagcagggctgctgccctccctgcctaCGCTGACTGTGCTCgttcccctcctgtccctggcaggCCTGTTCTACTCGGCCAGCGTAGACGAAGCCTTCCCCCAGGGCTGCACCAGCACAAACAGCCTGTGTTTCTACAGCCTCCTCCTTCCTGTTACAATACCAGTTTATGTGTTCTTTCACCTGTGGACCTGGATGGGGATTAAGCTTTTTAGGCACAACTAGTGTGATGTCTTTGCTAACCCCTGGGCTTCTCTAAATCAACGTAATTTGTTTAATCTCATCAAGTATTGCACTTCATTTGAGAGAGTTTCCTTCTGGCACTAGTGACTGGCATCATTTTCCCCGTAGTATCTGGAACTGTATGAAGCAGCAGCCCATTGTTAACTACTGCTAATGCAGATGAAGAGTAGGAGTAATAAGAAACACTAATTCCCTCTGTTTTATCCCTTCAAGAGTGTTGTGCATTTGTAGTGGCACTAATTAAAACCTTCATTTTCATGAGGAAGAACTGTACTCTGACTGaataaactaaattaaaattaaaacatgcaaTGATATGAATCTCTCTTGGAgagctctggggttttttaaccaGATTTGTGTACTGAAATATGTTTGTCTCACTGTCAgaacagcaaaaattaaaataaatcaggttGGTGTTTAATAACAAAACTTGAGATGAGTTAAATTAAGACATTTCTTTCTTGGGTTATACCCATGTCTGTATGTGCAGTACCTGCAGCTCTTTTCTTTCTAGGGCCACAATGAGAGTGCCCCATGCCAAGTTCTCAGAATTGTCTGAAAAACTTCCTAACAGGACACAGCTGTGAAGGGGACAGGTCAATGCTACAATGCaggtttcttttttatgttttgcttttggGTAGTTGGTATCTGCAACACAAAACATGTCCTCTACctgctgaaaaatgcagaaatgcagcaCCAAGTTGTAAATGCTGCAGACCATACATAGTTTCCCTGGGTGGGATACTAACAGGGCAGTTATATTTCTCAGGCTGCTGCTTGGCAAATAATGCTGTGATGCACAGTGTGAAAGGCAGTGCTCACAAGAGGTGCGCCCAAAGGCTGACTTGAGCTAAGGGCAGCTGTTTGTCAGAGCTTGTACAATTGGTGGAGACTCAAAATCTAGAGGACAGTACAGAGCGTACCCTCACTGCCTCCATAAATAAATGCCTCTCTCAGCTGGCATAGtgaggaagcaggagggaaaggtAGCTTTGGGAGCCATTGTGAATATCCAAAGtatttgggaaagaaatgctTTGACAGCTCTGGTTGGCAAGAGAGCTCACTTGGAGAGCACCAGAACTGGGTCATAGGGCACCAAGGTCCATAGTTCCTGTGGCACAGGCATGGTGCCAGACTTTGTGTTAGTGACAGGTGGGGCACGTGGTCCCTTAGCTGAACTCTGCTCTGGGCAGGTGTCCTATTCCCACATCAGCCAGCTAATGGCTTTTGCAGGGCAGGGCCAGCATCACGATTCCTGCAGGAAATGCAACTGCCACAACCTTTGGATCAGTGTGGAAGCCACAGAATAAAGGCACATGGAGACAGCAGCACTGTAATCAGATTCCCATCTCTCTGGCCAGCACtatccttcctttcccttcagaCAGCATCTCCAtgaaagaaatgtcattttgtgGCTGTGTTGCTTGCTGACCCCTCAGGCTGGTTCCCCAGACACTGGGGTTTTCATGTACAGCAAACTAGTATAGAGTCTCAAAAGTCAGACTAGCAGCAACAGTACTGGACTTAGACAACTGAGCAATTCTATTCCATTACCCCAAAGCAACCTCACAGTAAATAGCACTGCCACTTTCATTTGACTTATGCCAACAAAGCTGCCTGGAATAAGAATGTAAAATACTGCCCTCCAGATTTACACCATCTATGGAACATGTTTTATAATAATTTGGTGAGCAGTTCTTTTGTTGTATGCTCAGAGAATACCGAAACCCTTCTACCAATATTCAGTAACACTGAAAATCAAGGAACACTTCAGCAAGATAGTTAGAGCTAACAAGTAATACAATTTGGTATCTTACCCTTAAAATCTTCCTGAAATCTTGGTTTGAGGcggattttaaatttttccataTGTCTTGCAGAAGGCATTGTCTTCTGACGGCAAAATTCCATGTCTCAGAGATGCATATAACAGGTATCTGAGGATTGAAGTAATAGTCTGTTAGCAGTGTGTTTATCTCTTCTGATTGGTAACAAAATTTGCTGCACTTACAATAGAGACATTGGACAGAGCCCTGCATTCTGTAATATGAATGTGGATCTTGCTTTTCCTGTCAAAGATGCATGGAAACTTGCTCAGATTCCATAGGACTGTCTGAAATgacaaggaagaaaggaaaagacatgTTGATTTTCCCTTGTGGAACCAGACTTCAGGGACATGTGTGCAGATTGAACTGCCAGTCTGTACCCTGGCAAACTCCTGTGTCTCTGAAATGAGCCCTTGTGTGCATGAGCACTGCACTAACAGAGGCTCACGTTCTAAAAACAGCTTCTACTTGCTCCTGTGAGTGAGAAGCAGAGAGACACTTGCCAACAGTAGTGCATGAACAATAAAACAGAGAGAATGATTTTAACTGCATCTTCCATAATTCAGCTAAACCAAAATGTCCTGGATACCCAGGTTATGGtacattgtttttaaaaactgctgggTTTATTATATGTAATACCAAAAATTTATACTGGtataaaaataatctaattCAAAGTGTTACACCTCCAGTGTGATAAGGCAGCAACTTCAGGTAATGTCCTAATTGGCTTTTGATTCTATGCTGTTTCTCAAACCTCCTTTCTCACTCTGGTTACTTGGTACAAAATTGGTACCTTAGCAAACAAAAGCTTATGAAGGAATTAGGCAGTTGCCCTACAAATTCCAGCCAAGTTGCCagaaaacttacttttttttgccAGAGGAAACCCCTACTATGCACATTTCCATTTCATACTGCTTCCTCTGACACTGACTGCATTTGGTAGCTAATTTTCGCTCTGTGTCATCAAGAAATgccacagattattttttattaccaCAGCTTTGTTTTAAGATGTAAGTAAATTGATACGCTCAGTAGGGTTTCTAAATAATAGGTTAAAGACacctcaaaatatttctcttaattaaactttaattaattaattttaattaaaaagtaaataaaatccaGAGTAACGCGAAGTATAGCAACCATCCCTCGTGCTACTATTTCACAGTGAGTGCTAGTTCAAAGCAAACAGATTCTGCTTAAGATTAGCTCCAACTCTCAGAACCAGGGATCATCAAACCAGTTGTAGCTGCTGGAACACTGGGATGGTAAAGGGCTTGCATAATTTAGAGCACTGGAGGAATGGGGAAAATGAAATGTCTTCGAGATGTATTGGGTTAGTCTCTAGAGTTGACTTCCATATATATATTGTcaactatttaaataaaagaaaaaaagtgtttcacaCTGCTGGTAAGATTTATACTTACTGTTACATTTAAGCATGAACATAAGTTGATAATCTCTATCACTTTAGGTACATAGAAGTTGCTTTCATGCACTCTGAAACCAGTTCTGGAGTTCACCTGCATTGAAACACGCAATATATCAGCAGCAGAAC is from Corvus moneduloides isolate bCorMon1 chromosome 5, bCorMon1.pri, whole genome shotgun sequence and encodes:
- the PIGY gene encoding phosphatidylinositol N-acetylglucosaminyltransferase subunit Y — encoded protein: MAGAGLLPSLPTLTVLVPLLSLAGLFYSASVDEAFPQGCTSTNSLCFYSLLLPVTIPVYVFFHLWTWMGIKLFRHN